The Choristoneura fumiferana unplaced genomic scaffold, NRCan_CFum_1 Sck3bRy_361;HRSCAF=787_pilon, whole genome shotgun sequence genomic interval NNNNNNNNNNNNNNNNNNNNNNNNNNNNNNNNNNNNNNNNNNNNNNNNNNNNNNNNNNNNNNNNNNNNNNNNNNNNNNNNNNNNNNNNNNNNNNNNNNNNNNNNNNNNNNNNNNNNNNNNNNNNNNNNNNNNNNNNNNNNNNNNNNNNNNNNNNNNNNNNNNNNNNNNNNNNNNNNNNNNNNNNNNNNNNNNNNNNNNNNNNNNNNNNNNNNNNNNNNNNNNNNNNNNNNNNNNNNNNNNNNNNNNNNNNNNNNNNNNNNNNNNNNNNNNNNNNNNNNNNNNNNNNNNNNNNNNNNNNNNNNNNNNNNNNNNNNNNNNNNNNNNNNNNNNNNNNNNNNNNNNNNNNNNNNNNNNNNNNNNNNNNNNNNNNNNNNNNNNNNNNNNNNNNNNNNNNNNNNNNNNNNNNNNNNNNNNNNNNNNNNNNNNNNNNNNNNNNNNNNNNNNNNNNNNNNNNNNNNNNNNNNNNNNNNNNNNNNNNNNNNNNNNNNNNNNNNNNNNNNNNNNNNNNNNNNNNNNNNNNNNNNNNNNNNNNNNNNNNNNNNNNNNNNNNNNNNNNNNNNNNNNNNNNNNNNNNNNNNNNNNNNNNNNNNNNNNNNNNNNNNNNNNNNNNNNNNNNNNNNNNNNNNNNNNNNNNNNNNNNNNNNNNNNNNNNNNNNNNNNNNNNNNNNNNNNNNNNNNNNNNNNNNNNNNNNNNNNNNNNNNNNNNNNNNNNNNNNNNNNNNNNNNNNNNNNNNNNNNNNNNNNNNNNNNNNNNNNNNNNNNNNNNNNNNNNNNNNNNNNNNNNNNNNNNNNNNNNNNNNNNNNNNNNNNNNNNNNNNNNNNNNNNNNNNNNNNNNNNNNNNNNNNNNNNNNNNNNNNNNNNNNNNNNNNNNNNNNNNNNNNNNNNNNNNNNNNNNNNNNNNNNNNNNNNNNNNNNNNNNNNNNNNNNNNNNNNNNNNNNNNNNNNNNNNNNNNNNNNNNNNNNNNNNNNNNNNNNNNNNNNNNNNNNNNNNNNNNNNNNNNNNNNNNNNNNNNNNNNNNNNNNNNNNNNNNNNNNNNNNNNNNNNNNNNNNNNNNNNNNNNNNNNNNNNNNNNNNNNNNNNNNNNNNNNNNNNNNNNNNNNNNNNNNNNNNNNNNNNNNNNNNNNNNNNNNNNNNNNNNNNNNNNNNNNNNNNNNNNNNNNNNNNNNNNNNNNNNNNNNNNNNNNNNNNNNNNNNNNNNNNNNNNNNNNNNNNNNNNNNNNNNNNNNNNNNNNNNNNNNNNNNNNNNNNNNNNNNNNNNNNNNNNNNNNNNNNNNNNNNNNNNNNNNNNNNNNNNNNNNNNNNNNNNNNNNNNNNNNNNNNNNNNNNNNNNNNNNNNNNNNNNNNNNNNNNNNNNNNNNNNNNNNNNNNNNNNNNNNNNNNNNNNNNNNNNNNNNNNNNNNNNNNNNNNNNNNNNNNNNNNNNNNNNNNNNNNNNNNNNNNNNNNNNNNNNNNNNNNNNNNNNNNNNNNNNNNNNNNNNNNNNNNNNNNNNNNNNNNNNNNNNNNNNNNNNNNNNNNNNNNNNNNNNNNNNNNNNNNNNNNNNNNNNNNNNNNNNNNNNNNNNNNNNNNNNNNNNNNNNNNNNNNNNNNNNNNNNNNNNNNNNNNNNNNNNNNNNNNNNNNNNNNNNNNNNNNNNNNNNNNNNNNNNNNNNNNNNNNNNNNNNNNNNNNNNNNNNNNNNNNNNNNNNNNNNNNNNNNNNNNNNNNNNNNNNNNNNNNNNNNNNNNNNNNNNNNNNNNNNNNNNNNNNNNNNNNNNNNNNNNNNNNNNNNNNNNNNNNNNNNNNNNNNNNNNNNNNNNNNNNNNNNNNNNNNNNNNNNNNNNNNNNNNNNNNNNNNNNNNNNNNNNNNNNNNNNNNNNNNNNNNNNNNNNNNNNNNNNNNNNNNNNNNNNNNNNNNNNNNNNNNNNNNNNNNNNNNNNNNNNNNNNNNNNNNNNNNNNNNNNNNNNNNNNNNNNNNNNNNNNNNNNNNNNNNNNNNNNNNNNNNNNNNNNNNNNNNNNNNNNNNNNNNNNNNNNNNNNNNNNNNNNNNNNNNNNNNNNNNNNNNNNNNNNNNNNNNNNNNNNNNNNNNNNNNNNNNNNNNNNNNNNNNNNNNNNNNNNNNNNNNNNNNNNNNNNNNNNNNNNNNNNNNNNNNNNNNNNNNNNNNNNNNNNNNNNNNNNNNNNNNNNNNNNNNNNNNNNNNNNNNNNNNNNNNNNNNNNNNNNNNNNNNNNNNNNNNNNNNNNNNNNNNNNNNNNNNNNNNNNNNNNNNNNNNNNNNNNNNNNNNNNNNNNNNNNNNNNNNNNNNNNNNNNNNNNNNNNNNNNNNNNNNNNNNNNNNNNNNNNNNNNNNNNNNNNNNNNNNNNNNNNNNNNNNNNNNNNNNNNNNNNNNNNNNNNNNNNNNNNNNNNNNNNNNNNNNNNNNNNNNNNNNNNNNNNNNNNNNNNNNNNNNNNNNNNNNNNNNNNNNNNNNNNNNNNNNNNNNNNNNNNNNNNNNNNNNNNNNNNNNNNNNNNNNNNNNNNNNNNNNNNNNNNNNNNNNNNNNNNNNNNNNNNNNNNNNNNNNNNNNNNNNNNNNNNNNNNNNNNNNNNNNNNNNNNNNNNNNNNNNNNNNNNNNNNNNNNNNNNNNNNNNNNNNNNNNNNNNNNNNNNNNNNNNNNNNNNNNNNNNNNNNNNNNNNNNNNNNNNNNNNNNNNNNNNNNNNNNNNNNNNNNNNNNNNNNNNNNNNNNNNNNNNNNNNNNNNNNNNNNNNNNNNNNNNNNNNNNNNNNNNNNNNNNNNNNNNNNNNNNNNNNNNNNNNNNNNNNNNNNNNNNNNNNNNNNNNNNNNNNNNNNNNNNNNNNNNNNNNNNNNNNNNNNNNNNNNNNNNNNNNNNNNNNNNNNNNNNNNNNNNNNNNNNNNNNNNNNNNNNNNNNNNNNNNNNNNNNNNNNNNNNNNNNNNNNNNNNNNNNNNNNNNNNNNNNNNNNNNNNNNNNNNNNNNNNNNNNNNNNNNNNNNNNNNNNNNNNNNNNNNNNNNNNNNNNNNNNNNNNNNNNNNNNNNNNNNNNNNNNNNNNNNNNNNNNNNNNNNNNNNNNNNNNNNNNNNNNNNNNNNNNNNNNNNNNNNNNNNNNNNNNNNNNNNNNNNNNNNNNNNNNNNNNNNNNNNNNNNNNNNNNNNNNNNNNNNNNNNNNNNNNNNNNNNNNNNNNNNNNNNNNNNNNNNNNNNNNNNNNNNNNNNNNNNNNNNNNNNNNNNNNNNNNNNNNNNNNNNNNNNNNNNNNNNNNNNGCAATAAGAAATAAACACTGCAAGTAGGTGTTCATTGCGTAAATGTCAAAGCAAACCTATAAGGCTATTCGAACTAAGAGGATATTTCTTCAGTTATCGAATTTAAGCCATGTCCCCTTTGACATAGAGTGCCATGCCATATACGATAGTTACAGCCGTCGAGCAACTCGGACGTTTTACCTTTATGCTGTTCAAATAGCTAAGTCCACACGAGTGCGCATTTGGTGTCACTTATTTTACTTAGGCTGGGTGAGTGTGACAGCAATATGACACATGCCTTGTTGAATGTGAAAAGCGCATTGGTGTGGACTTAGCTAATAAGGTATATCCTCGCTCCTCCGCTAAAAAGTTCGGCGTGTGTGACACACGGTTGACTGACAAGGCGTTCAAAAAGAATACCAATATGAATAGGCgatttattgtaagtattttaCCCTTACCATACTCTGAAGCAGTATTGCTTTCTCTACTAATACTCCGCTGGTCACTGTTACATTTCAGTGAAATAAATTGCAAGTCATCTTGAAAAACCACATCTGCTTGTTGAATATCTTCTGGTGTTAAGGTTACATCGAAGTTGCGATTATCTGCTTGTCCAAACTATGATCTGCAAATAATGAATACAATTGACGACCTCTGTAGCCTAGTTGGTAGTGACCCTGCCTACGAAGCcggaggtcccgggttcaaatcccggtaTGGGCATTTATTTGTGTGATGAGCACGAATATTTGTTCCTGAGTCATGGAtgttttctatgtatttaagtatgtcgtaagataggacttagagagccgggatccgaccataacatgatcaatgtgggcataacaagtgggattcgggcagagaatgaaactattttgaagaactaacaaaagtccacttattgtggtcaagataaaccaaaacaatacgacactcgttcactgaaatcttagaaatgcaactatcataacgattcacaataacttaaggaaaagcctagctaaataataaagaaacgcgtaacagttcctgagactgtcgactcgggccagacttcttttacaaactgacaattgacgatcgcttttcccgcgtccagatctcaggctctgtcaagcgcgccacgcatggcaacactggcgtttcgtaagtgctataatgccaatccttaataaaccacacatagtaatgaccatacaaggaccatactcatatTTCTACACGGCCATCCTACAAGACACACGTCCTCGTGTGTTTAATCTGCAACAATCGACACAATAGCATCATAATATTCGCTCGGCCACTTCTgaccacaacacacacacaaaacaaaacaaaattacgcacacacacacacacacacacaaatcaaaatCAGTAACAATAGTATTAGACATTATTCTGATAAATTCCGCATAGTATTACTTAAAGATGAGTGAAAACGAGAGAGACAGAAAGAGAGAGCCAACCATTATTCCATTCTGTGACTTAACTACCAGTCATGCTTATTTCAGTagccatttttattttctcttttcCTTTCATTCCTATGGCTCTcttacgagtcatccctgtgactccgctactagtcatccctgtgacattCTTACAAGTCATCTCTGTGACTtccctaccagtcatccctgtgacttacctacgagtcatccctgtgacttacctacgagtcatccctgtgactcctaccagtcatccctgtgactttcctaccagtcatccctgtgactttcctaggagtcatccctgtgactctcctaccagtcatccctgtgaccttttcacgagtcatccctgtgactcctacaagtcatccctgtgactttcctactagtcatccctgtgactttcctatgagtcatccctgtgactctcctaaaagtcatccctgtgactttcctacgagtcatccctgtgactctcctactagtcatccctgtgactgtcctacaagtcatccctgtgactttcctacgagtcatccctgtgacactcctactagtcatccctgtgactgtcctacaagtcatccctgtgactttcctacgagtcatccctgtgactctcctataagtcatccctgtgactgtcctacaagtcatccctgtgactttcctacgagtcatccctgtgactctcctataagtcatccctgtgactgtcctacaagtcatccctgtgactttcctacgagtcatccctgtgactctcctataagtcatccctgtgactttcctcagtcatccctgtgactccatcactctttttttttcaatagttaaaaatacttctttttttGTAACATCGTTAGAAAACAACAGCTCCAACAGATACTCTACAATACAGAAATCTTCAACATGAATTTAAGATCTTACATTTTCCGAATAATCTGACTCACTTGCCAGTTGCAAGTTGCCACACTCACACCGTCCAGCACTTTACCCACAGGCACCATCTCCAAACGGTTGCAAACTTACAGGTGAGGCTTGAGCTTAGATCCCCTTACACCTCCACAATTATCTCATTCTAAAACATTAATACCAAACCGCACCCTCTCATATCCAGCTGATCAGATTTGTCTTTTCCTTCTGCTGCCATAACTCTATCTACATCAATATCTGTGTCCGTCCACTGACCaacaaaattatcaaattgATTGCAAGAcaaaatatcatcattatcCAGTACCTCTCAGGAAATGGTTAATTATTTACAGAAAACcattattgaaaaacaaaaataacattagcaGATCATACACTCAGAGCAAAAATTATGAGGAATTCCCAGCTTCTATTGATTAATTAGCAATTCCACAATGTCGATCAATTTCAGTACCTATATcactaatagaaaaaaaagtgaattgCACAAACCACACATAGCTAGGTCTCAAAAACCTGTGCCCTAACCAGATCACTCCCATACTTTAACCAACAAGAAAGGAAGACAACCTCCGCCTAGCCCTGGGGCCACACTGAACAGAGCTGCAGCCGACAGAGTGCAATGGAGGCAGTTAGAGGAGGCTCATGCCAAAAGACACACAGAACTTATagacattttataacaaaatacacaGAAATAGTAGAAATTAACTAACAGTTCGGAATAAAAAAAGGCtatgttgttataattataaccagATTACTCGGCATAAAGCCTTCTATGTAACCCAAACACAGTAAAGTACAGTAACTCAACTCAAAAAAATCCAACAAAACACTATTCATTATTTGCTAAGTTTTTGATAGCAAATGTCACACATTTATAAAGAAACTTGAATAAAACAATGTCAGTTTATTTAGCTAACACattcagcagttttttttttttattaaattcagaaACAGAGAATCATTAATTTGACAACGCAGATGTTTTCCCGATAAGAAGCTAAGTTCTGTTTTTgcattaaattgaatgatttatcCTGTTTCAATATTTGAAGTAATTCAACATAGATTTGTCAGAGTTGTGTAAACTTAgcatgacgtttttttttttttttttatttaatttttttttcgctacTGACAGACCTCGGTATGTAGTTGATTGCAAGCagcaacacttttttttttgtattggctCTCAAAAAATTAAGCGACTACAAAAAGTCATCCCCCCCTTTTCATCAATACCCAAATCTAGTCATTGACTCTTGAAAAGAAGTTGATTGTAGTGGAAAAAACATtagtaacttgtattttttttttttttttttttttttttttactcgaccggacggcaaaggagcaagtgggtcccccGATGGCAAGTAGACCACCACCACCCACAAACATCGGCAACACcagggcattgcagatgcgacTTTATGTTGTTTACAGTAGCAGTACAGTAATATTGTTTGtactaacttgattttgttaGTAGTAGCAATAATTTAGTCTGTAGTAACTCTCTGTAATCTCTCTTTACTCACAAGCAACACAAAAATGCATTATTTGATATCACAAAAGTTCACATTGCACAGAAATCGCGGCAAAAgacaaaactcaaataaatcaatgagccacataaactttctttttttttttactaaggagtgaagtttacaaaaattaaatttaataaaatttgtcaTGTAACTAAACAAAAATCTTTGCTAATACCCATCAAAGATATCACACCATGACACTCTCAAATGTGTTATTGAGGCACCATATAagctaaaaacaaaatgttaaataCTCAAGGTTTCTGGGGTAACAAGCAACTcagttttgctaaatatgtttttaataacaTCCAATCCATACATCACAACCATGAAAAGAAGCATTAATTATCCAAAGATTCACATTAATTTCAGGTCACAAAGGTTAGGTAAGGGTCGTAGTAAATGTTTAGTTCTATCTgttgacatttttaatgcaaataggTAACATTGGTTGAAATACAACCACTGTTGTATGAAGGCGTGACCACAATGCATTGGTAACTCAAGTGTCCTTAAGAGTAAGACTGTTACTACAAATTGCAGTCTGCAATAACTGAAAATTACGCTTTCgtctttataataatgtaattaattatgcatcATGCAGACAACACTGATATTGCAAGTGTTCATGTACATGCCAAGGAACATGTACCACATCCATATTCATAATATAAAGTTCTCTAAATACACTTACTAAGTGTGGCGTATAGAATGAactcattgtttttgttttcggcAACCAGTTGCTTAGACTGAACCCATGAGCTTACGATTTCTTCAACGCGTAATTATATTACCAGCACCagcaaaatataatttcttacGCTAAACGAATGTTCTCAGTACTGATCAATTCACTTAACACAACTCTTGGGTTAAACGGATAACcaagagaaagaaaaataagtttaaaatagaGCCGAATGATAAAAAGAAAACTCACCAAATTTCCGTTGTTACCTTATCCATCTCGTCATTCATACTGCCTGTAACCGCAAATAATGCTTCGTGCGctacaaaaaaactttactatTCATAGTTTACACCGActaaaaattacgaaatattccaaatttaccGGCTTAACTTTGTTGTAAACAAACACAGTGACTTTGacgtatctttttttttttttaatctggcTGCAATGCAAAGAGACATTCTTGACAGACTAGAAGAATTGCCAACGTAACTAAATGTGATTTAAAGTCGACgcattttttgaaaaagaaaacacaaattgGCTTTATTATTATCACAGATTTCAAATTACCACGCCTGTACATTTCATAACATAATTTCGAATAAACACACAAGTGTGACACAAGAATAccgtcacataaaaaaaaaaaaacatggcatgACTGCATGTACTAaatttctttaacttttttttaacgaatACAATaacgaaacgaaaaaaaattaaattctttgtAAAATCACACTATTTGCCGATTTAACGTAAAATTTAACCACATTTTATGCGTGTTAGTATCAAAGATTGTGTGCAATCAATATAAAGGGCAGTTGCATTCattcgttattgttttaaaataagtaaaaaaacactGATAATGTCACTGCGCGTAACTAGCACAATCACAATTTCACACGATATAcgaaaatttagtttcatttgccCGTTCGGACCACTTCtgatgtcgtaagataggacttagagagccgggatccgaccctaacatgatcaatgtgggcataacaagtgggattcgggcagagaatgaaactattttgaagaactaacaaaagtccacttattgtggtcaagataaaaccaaaacaatacgacactcgttcactgaaatcttagaaatgcaactatcataacgattcacaataacttaaggaaaagcctagctaaataataaagaaacgcgtaacagttcctgagactgtcgactcgggccagacttcttttacaaactgacaattgacgatcgcttttcccgcgtccagatctcaggctctgtcaagcgcgccacgcatggcaacactggcgtttcgtaagtgctataatgccaatccttaataaaccacacatagtaatgaccatacaaggaccatactcatatttctacaagtatttatttatctattgtataagtatgtatatcgtcgtctagtacccatagtacaagctttgcttagtttgggactaggtcgatttgTGTAAGATTGTccccaaatatttaaaaaaaatattacaaaaatatatatatatatatatatctctaCACCGAATCTTTATaccagggctttaaataccgttaaaaagtggtaacgttaccaactgtcaaaccgatttaacgttaaatgataattaacgttaaacgatttaccgttacttatacaactttttaccggtaaaaaaaatggtaacgttatcagctattcattaaattaacgttaattcaaaagtatcgttaatcattttaacggtatttatattactatttaccggtaagcttgggtaacgttaaattttagattatcctcatttatcgagcgagtatgcacgcgctaaattggcaacactcggtagcatagcaaaaattaccgatagtgttacttcggtatcgttataataatgtgaattgggtaacgttaacaagccctacaatgtaaagtaaatttaccggtaaaaataacggtaattaggtaacgttaaataatgttaagttatcaattaacgttaaattttaataccggtactagggtatttttatgatttttaccgttatttaacgttacttatagtgtgaatttggtaacgttaacaagccctgcttTATACCTtccataaataagtaatttccAGATttaaaaatcgtgtctagaaaAAATAATGTATGCAACTGCACATAATTCGGCTTTAAAACAAAATCACACATGTTTTAAATGCCTTTAACCTTTACACCGCCAGACGACGAAAAAATATGCCGTGCCCGTGACGCCACGCAATCGCATTTTGTTACGCGAAATTGAACCTTACGGAATCCCGCGTGAATCCCTATTGCATTAGCAAAGCTGTCGACTGTAGCATGAGGTCATTCTAAAAGATTATATTTCGTAACTTGAACTATATACCCCATCAGGTACTTAGCCAAGGTTGCGTTTTATATGAAATGttttagtacagtcagcagcagaaataGGTGGACACTCGAAGAGTCTCTTAAGCCTCTCTTGAGAAGAGAATCGTGTGTTATCATTTCGAGCTCTTCAACTGTCCATCTACTAAGTTATTTACCCGTCAAATACAAAAGTTGGTTTCTTTTCAGACGTGCTTGGCGTGCGAATGAATAGGTGTCCACACTGGATGCATGCTCAGCCGAGCGGGTTCCCGAGCCGTCCACACGCTTGCCCGAGCCGCTCGCATGCTCGGCCGCATGCGCTCGGTCGAATTTGCTCGCCGAGCGACGACCACACTGAGCGCGCACGCTAGGGCGAGCCGCGCTCGGCTGAGCATGCGTCCAGTGTGGACAGACCTTTTTTTATACAACGACGGTGGCAAACAAGCTTACGGCCTGCCTGATGGTAAGCAGGTACCGTAGCCTAACAGTGTGGACATACCTATTGGTTTTGCATTACTTGGGGCgtaactgtaaaaaataaatacttactcgtGTCTGTGTCTTCTGAGGATTCCGAGTCACTGCTAACGTGCTTCTCATTGCCGGCTGCGGCAGATTTCTCGACGGTTGCTGAAATGGTAAATGAATTAACATAAAGGCTTGCGCAAACCGGCGGACTCTGACGGCAGAGCAGATCATCGAAAAGTATTTGCAACTAGATTTACACAAAATGTTGAGCCTAATATACAAATGCCCACAGACAAGACAAATACTTATAGTTAGGCTGCATACCCTTCTGAATTGTTTGAAGAGTGGGTGCAGGAGATAAAGAATCGTCCCGGTATCTTTTGTTGAaggttatttttctttttaatgttgCCTCTTCAGGTTCCGAAGAACTACTACACTGCTTGGCTTTTTCAACTGCAACAGCTTCTTTCAGGGTTGCTGAAAtcaagggttaaaaaaaattgtgtgaaTGTGTATGATATTAacttgtaagtaataaataacgaaCATTGAAAATCTTACCATAATATCCAACTACTTTTACAATAGTATATTTTACCCAGTCATTTTCAGGCTTCATTTGTAAATTTATAGCCTTTCTTTCCAATGTCTTTTTTGGCCATATACAGCTTTTTTCATTCTCATCGATCCATTTTTTAGGAGCAGCCGATATATATTCCTCATTATCGCATGTAAATATGACCACCGCATAAATAAGctgaaatatatataaaaccAAATTAGTTATTCTGTTCTTACTGTTATTTAACATGTTTAACATTAAGTTTGCCTTTGATTAATAACCGGCGCAAATTAAAAATTCTGATTgtaactgtgtttttttttatagaggtCTGATAGATATGGATTTTATCATATTATAAATTCCGAATTTATATAGTTAATAAGACTCACCTGATGATGATAACATATGTTGCATGctggtaattaaataatataactaagCAAGCATTACTTAAGCAGTACTATACAATTATACATtcttatgtatattttaatatgttaggtaacaaaaaatattgcataatttttataatgaatACATTTTGTGATGATTTCACTAATAGATACTATCTCGCACACATCACTCAAGTGTGAAATGTAACCACCATGAGTAAACTTAGATTCACAAGGTATTTCGAAAAAGTTTTCATAAGATATATATGTTTTCATAATATCTTTGAAAAATTATATACATATGTTTTGTCTTCATACATTCAATTATTCTTACAATCTTTACCACAACATTGCCTTTAATAAGACAGTGGTTGTTTTTATTGTCAGTTCCtaatttaaaatgcaaatatttCACCCACTTATATATTTTAACTGTTGTGTCAGTCAAAAGAGGTTCAGTAGAGGAAATAATgaaatttgatgacattttaacTAAGGCAGTATTACTCTGATAGAAGCGTTTTTCATTAATTCTGTTTATTAGCTGTTGTAAAGGCATATTGCAagatttcaaacatttttttatttcaaacatataGTTTTCGTATTGAAATGCAGAGAAGTTATCTAGTGAACCAAAATTTAATACATCATCTGACAAATGTATAAGATTGTGAACATTGTAAGATACATACTCTTGTCCATACAGTTTAGAATAATTCCTGACAAAATACATCAGTAAATcctttgcataattattaaattgtatacaaaata includes:
- the LOC141445127 gene encoding uncharacterized protein isoform X1, producing MLNMLNNSKNRITNLVLYIFQLIYAVVIFTCDNEEYISAAPKKWIDENEKSCIWPKKTLERKAINLQMKPENDWVKYTIVKVVGYYATLKEAVAVEKAKQCSSSSEPEEATLKRKITFNKRYRDDSLSPAPTLQTIQKATVEKSAAAGNEKHVSSDSESSEDTDTNHSLDKQIIATSM
- the LOC141445127 gene encoding uncharacterized protein isoform X2 yields the protein MEDTGRNSEKLIYAVVIFTCDNEEYISAAPKKWIDENEKSCIWPKKTLERKAINLQMKPENDWVKYTIVKVVGYYATLKEAVAVEKAKQCSSSSEPEEATLKRKITFNKRYRDDSLSPAPTLQTIQKATVEKSAAAGNEKHVSSDSESSEDTDTNHSLDKQIIATSM